The proteins below come from a single candidate division WOR-3 bacterium genomic window:
- a CDS encoding DUF262 domain-containing protein — MGKFFSSKMYIINDFRQWRERKELELSPKFQRRNVWSDKAKSYLIDTILKGFPIPPIFIREKIELSTHKTTREVIDGQQRLSAILDYLEDGFKVLKTHNENYGGIYFSDLPEEVQSEFLRYEILTNVISAEEDKVVLEIFARLNTYTVPLNKTEILNAKYFGIFKQMVHSLAWEYNTFWTKSKILSENKIARMEDVALTSELVIASLDGIKDKKEVEKYYKQYDDKFELKEEIKEKFKKCMDIIGYIYGDQLPNSFFNRIPPFYSLYCVLYDFLFGLNGSNNQIRINDMHYVRIKNALENLESHLEETEGKTEEEFSKIKEFVNDCTRHTTTESVRKKRHNFLLNFIGRYLQ; from the coding sequence GGTAAATTTTTTTCTAGTAAAATGTATATAATAAATGACTTTAGGCAATGGCGTGAAAGAAAAGAATTAGAATTATCACCTAAGTTCCAAAGAAGAAACGTCTGGTCAGACAAAGCTAAATCATATTTAATTGACACTATTTTAAAGGGTTTCCCCATACCACCAATATTTATAAGGGAAAAAATAGAGTTATCCACACATAAAACTACTAGAGAAGTAATTGACGGACAGCAGCGATTGTCAGCTATACTGGATTACTTAGAAGACGGTTTTAAAGTATTAAAAACCCATAATGAAAACTACGGAGGAATATATTTTAGTGACTTGCCTGAAGAAGTTCAAAGCGAATTTTTGAGATATGAAATACTAACCAATGTTATTTCCGCTGAAGAAGACAAGGTGGTTTTAGAAATATTTGCGCGACTAAATACTTATACTGTTCCGCTTAATAAAACAGAAATCCTAAATGCAAAATACTTTGGAATTTTTAAACAAATGGTTCACAGTTTAGCCTGGGAGTATAATACTTTTTGGACAAAATCAAAAATTCTTTCAGAAAACAAAATAGCAAGAATGGAGGATGTGGCACTTACTTCCGAGTTAGTGATTGCTAGTTTAGATGGGATAAAAGATAAAAAAGAAGTAGAAAAATACTATAAACAATATGACGATAAGTTTGAACTCAAAGAAGAAATTAAAGAAAAATTTAAAAAGTGCATGGACATAATAGGATACATATATGGCGACCAGCTTCCAAATTCGTTTTTTAACAGGATTCCCCCTTTCTATTCTTTGTATTGTGTATTATACGATTTCCTATTTGGTTTAAATGGATCAAATAATCAAATAAGAATAAACGATATGCACTATGTGAGAATAAAAAATGCATTGGAGAATCTTGAGTCGCATTTAGAAGAAACCGAAGGAAAAACGGAAGAAGAATTTTCTAAGATTAAAGAATTCGTAAACGATTGTACTCGGCATACTACAACAGAATCTGTAAGGAAAAAACGGCACAATTTTTTACTTAATTTTATTGGTAGGTATTTACAATGA
- the dinB gene encoding DNA polymerase IV, translated as MQHRTILLVDMDAFFAQIEQRDRPELKGKPTLVVGGPTKRTVVTASSYEAKKFGIKSGMPLYQALKLCPDAQVVVGDHDKYLDCSFKLLRIYQRYTDLVEPYSIDEAFLDISQVQKLFGPPREIAQKIKSDIKNELDLTCSVGIGPNKLLAKMAAEFHKPDGLTVINYEDVPELIWPLSVQKLFGVGSRLGVRLNNLGITTIGDLAKYPKYKLIDELGVYGKELHNRAWGMDFSVVDPKAAEEVLSVGHSYTLTYDTSDPELIKWYLDWLSSKVAERLLSEGLKARTIQLTVRFKDFKTTTVQTTLKNPVATPAEISRLAYELYLKNFKGQEVRLLGVRASSLTGNTGQLELFNTKSKIATVFLVAKKLNQKYEKPVIEPGALLLKNPRRYIRKKVGCFLTHRQKSLFNNSN; from the coding sequence ATGCAACATCGGACAATTCTCCTGGTAGATATGGACGCCTTCTTTGCCCAAATTGAGCAACGCGACCGACCCGAGCTCAAAGGCAAACCAACCTTAGTTGTTGGTGGACCGACCAAAAGAACTGTCGTCACGGCCAGCTCCTATGAAGCAAAAAAGTTCGGTATAAAGTCCGGTATGCCGCTGTATCAAGCCTTAAAGTTATGTCCGGATGCTCAAGTGGTGGTTGGCGATCACGATAAATATTTAGACTGTTCTTTTAAGCTACTTAGAATCTATCAGCGCTATACTGATTTAGTTGAACCTTATTCAATTGACGAGGCCTTTTTAGATATTAGCCAGGTGCAAAAGCTCTTTGGCCCACCCCGCGAGATCGCCCAAAAGATCAAATCGGACATAAAAAACGAGCTCGACCTTACCTGCTCAGTAGGCATCGGACCGAATAAACTACTGGCTAAGATGGCTGCAGAATTTCATAAGCCGGACGGCCTTACGGTAATTAACTACGAAGATGTTCCAGAACTCATATGGCCCTTGTCCGTCCAGAAGCTTTTTGGGGTTGGCTCCCGGCTCGGAGTTAGACTGAATAACTTAGGAATTACCACGATCGGCGATTTGGCTAAATATCCCAAGTATAAATTAATAGATGAGCTTGGCGTATATGGTAAAGAACTACATAACCGAGCCTGGGGAATGGACTTCTCGGTAGTAGATCCCAAAGCTGCCGAAGAGGTGCTCTCGGTGGGTCATTCCTATACTTTAACCTATGATACCTCAGACCCTGAGTTAATAAAATGGTATCTGGACTGGCTTAGTAGCAAGGTTGCCGAACGGCTTTTATCCGAGGGCCTTAAGGCCCGCACCATCCAATTAACCGTGCGATTTAAGGATTTTAAGACCACCACAGTCCAGACGACGCTGAAAAACCCAGTTGCAACCCCAGCCGAAATTAGTCGGTTAGCCTACGAGCTTTATCTAAAAAACTTTAAGGGCCAAGAGGTCCGACTATTAGGGGTGCGGGCTAGTAGCCTAACTGGTAATACCGGACAGTTAGAACTATTTAATACCAAATCGAAGATAGCCACGGTTTTCTTGGTGGCTAAAAAATTAAACCAAAAATACGAGAAGCCGGTAATTGAACCGGGCGCCTTGCTCTTAAAAAACCCCCGAAGATATATTCGGAAAAAGGTTGGCTGTTTTCTCACCCATCGCCAAAAATCTTTGTTTAATAACAGTAATTAA
- the selB gene encoding selenocysteine-specific translation elongation factor, translating to MRHIVIGTAGHIDHGKSALIKALTGIDPDRLKEEKERGMTTDLGFVFYGDEATIIDVPGHEKFVRHMVAGASTIDLVLFVIAADDGIMPQTREHFEILNLLGIKSGIIVITKIDLVSEDRIISLKEEIKTFVQGSFLEDAPVVLVSNVTGEGIDNLRVQLDQKIQELPTKVDHGVFRMPIDRVFTIKGFGTVVCGTVLSGKTQIGDELELLPQQKLVKVRNIEVHNKPTQVVGTGFRAAINLSGVEKEEVSRGDVLAAPGFLKPSLFMNAMLYLLSSLRRALKNFERLRIHLGTKELLGRVVLLDRKMLMPQDKALVQFRFETPAVASIGDRFVVRTYSPATTIGGGTILDPKAGKIKSPDEELLAHLISLEKAENTTLIHEKLLRSFKAPLRPQELAFETGLSLEEVKSALAQLQNEKKVLCLDERRELYYHSTNFIKLQEQITSELKNYHQANPSRLGISNLELSTKLGADFDKTLIDFCTSKLSLAGLVQITPNNLIKLVNFQPALDHKTQAIVDNLRTLFLAQKFEPVTEKELTQRLNSSSEQIRPALKYLLDLGEVISLGEGLMLHRTYLQMAQEKLIEFLQKNQEIRVTEFKSLLGISRRSALPILVYFDSKGITKRHGDTRVLSSKYKTNKA from the coding sequence ATGCGCCACATTGTTATTGGGACCGCCGGCCATATCGACCATGGGAAAAGTGCTTTAATTAAAGCTTTGACCGGTATTGATCCTGACCGATTGAAGGAAGAAAAAGAACGAGGTATGACCACCGATTTGGGATTTGTCTTTTATGGTGATGAAGCCACAATAATTGATGTTCCGGGTCACGAGAAATTTGTTCGGCATATGGTGGCTGGGGCCTCGACAATTGATCTGGTCTTATTTGTAATTGCGGCTGATGACGGAATAATGCCCCAAACCCGTGAGCATTTTGAGATCTTAAATCTTTTGGGGATAAAGTCGGGGATTATCGTAATTACCAAAATTGACTTGGTAAGTGAAGATCGGATTATTAGTCTAAAAGAAGAAATTAAAACATTTGTGCAGGGCTCATTTTTAGAAGACGCCCCGGTCGTATTAGTTTCTAATGTTACCGGTGAAGGTATTGATAATCTAAGAGTACAATTAGACCAAAAAATCCAAGAGCTACCAACTAAAGTCGACCACGGAGTATTTCGGATGCCCATTGACCGAGTATTTACAATCAAGGGTTTTGGCACGGTAGTTTGTGGAACCGTGCTTTCTGGAAAGACACAAATCGGTGATGAATTAGAACTTCTGCCCCAGCAAAAGCTGGTCAAGGTGCGAAATATCGAGGTCCATAATAAACCGACCCAAGTAGTTGGCACTGGTTTTCGGGCCGCAATTAATCTTTCTGGAGTAGAAAAAGAAGAAGTCTCCCGTGGTGATGTGTTAGCGGCTCCGGGATTTCTTAAACCTTCACTGTTTATGAATGCCATGCTATATCTTTTGAGTTCTTTACGCCGAGCACTAAAGAATTTTGAGCGCTTGAGGATCCATCTTGGCACCAAAGAGCTTTTAGGCCGAGTTGTCTTGCTGGATCGCAAAATGCTTATGCCTCAAGATAAAGCCTTGGTACAGTTTCGTTTCGAAACCCCGGCCGTTGCCAGCATCGGAGACCGTTTTGTGGTGCGGACTTATTCACCAGCCACCACCATCGGCGGCGGGACAATTCTTGATCCTAAGGCGGGTAAGATTAAAAGTCCAGACGAGGAGTTACTAGCACATCTTATCTCATTAGAAAAAGCCGAAAATACTACCCTTATTCATGAAAAATTATTAAGGAGTTTTAAGGCCCCACTTAGGCCTCAAGAGTTGGCGTTTGAAACTGGCTTATCGCTTGAGGAAGTTAAAAGTGCCTTAGCTCAGTTGCAGAATGAAAAAAAGGTTTTGTGTCTTGATGAGCGACGGGAACTTTATTATCACTCGACAAATTTTATAAAGCTACAAGAACAAATCACAAGCGAGTTAAAAAATTATCATCAGGCAAATCCTAGCCGCTTAGGTATTAGTAACCTAGAGCTCTCCACAAAATTAGGTGCTGATTTTGATAAAACACTTATCGATTTTTGTACCAGTAAACTTTCTTTGGCTGGGCTCGTGCAGATTACTCCAAATAATCTTATAAAATTAGTTAATTTTCAGCCAGCTCTTGATCATAAAACTCAAGCCATTGTCGATAATTTACGAACGCTCTTTTTAGCCCAGAAGTTCGAACCAGTAACCGAAAAAGAACTAACCCAAAGGCTTAATAGCTCATCTGAACAAATAAGGCCGGCCCTAAAATATTTATTAGATTTAGGCGAGGTTATAAGTTTAGGTGAAGGACTAATGCTTCATCGGACATACCTTCAAATGGCCCAGGAGAAATTAATTGAGTTTTTGCAAAAAAATCAAGAAATCAGAGTAACTGAATTTAAAAGTCTATTAGGCATTAGCCGACGCAGTGCCCTACCAATTCTTGTTTATTTTGATAGTAAGGGTATTACTAAAAGACATGGTGACACGAGAGTGTTGTCCTCAAAATATAAAACAAATAAAGCTTAA
- the selA gene encoding L-seryl-tRNA(Sec) selenium transferase, giving the protein MNNQELLKHIPAVDKILCDPEIKNFISEIAPQYTVKIIRKKLDEFRRAAYENQLPSDIGTNLQAYLKKTIIQEIKSLIEPYFRYAINALGIILHTGLGRAPLSHNLAQVAYNIAYRYSRLQIDDEGRRDDRYKKISKLLQIITDCEAGIIVNNNAAATLLILTALAQGKEVIVSRGQLIEIGGSFRLPEIMKVSGAILKEVGTTNRTHLKDYEEAITENTAVIMRVHQSNYRILGFTKEVPLEELVNLGRKYQIPVVDDLGSGALLDFSKYGLPKEPLVQDSIKCGADLVCFSGDKLIGGPQCGFIIGKKKLIDKIKKHPLARALRCDKFTNALCEATLSIFLKPEETIIKEHGVIGLMLKPTSKIKRQAHKLYRLLKNAFGNDLELEVRADVSEIGGGSLSTEELPTYVLAIRTRQMSSTDLARRLRRYRVPIFGRLKDDWVLLDFRTIFDGEEKIIFQAFKDILGS; this is encoded by the coding sequence ATGAACAATCAAGAGCTTCTAAAACACATCCCGGCTGTAGATAAAATTTTGTGCGATCCCGAGATTAAGAATTTTATCTCCGAAATTGCTCCGCAATATACAGTAAAAATTATTCGAAAAAAACTTGATGAGTTTCGGAGGGCTGCTTATGAAAACCAATTACCATCCGATATTGGAACTAATCTTCAAGCTTATTTAAAAAAAACTATTATTCAAGAAATTAAATCATTAATTGAACCGTATTTTCGCTATGCAATTAATGCGCTGGGAATAATTCTCCATACCGGTTTAGGCCGGGCCCCACTGAGTCACAATTTAGCGCAGGTTGCTTATAATATTGCTTATCGGTATTCGCGGTTACAGATCGACGACGAGGGCCGGCGTGATGACCGTTATAAAAAAATAAGCAAATTGCTCCAAATTATTACCGACTGCGAAGCTGGAATTATTGTTAATAACAATGCAGCAGCAACCTTGCTAATTCTTACCGCATTAGCCCAGGGTAAAGAAGTTATTGTGTCACGCGGACAGCTAATTGAAATTGGCGGTTCGTTTCGTCTGCCGGAAATTATGAAGGTCTCTGGCGCAATTCTAAAAGAAGTGGGCACAACTAATCGTACGCACTTAAAAGATTATGAAGAAGCGATAACCGAAAACACGGCGGTTATTATGCGGGTCCATCAATCCAATTATCGAATATTGGGCTTTACGAAGGAAGTACCATTAGAAGAGTTGGTTAATTTAGGAAGAAAATATCAGATTCCTGTGGTTGATGATTTAGGTAGTGGCGCGCTTCTTGATTTTTCAAAATACGGACTACCCAAAGAACCATTAGTGCAAGATAGTATCAAATGCGGTGCGGATTTAGTATGTTTTAGTGGCGATAAATTAATTGGCGGACCCCAATGCGGCTTTATCATTGGCAAAAAAAAATTAATTGACAAGATAAAAAAACATCCTTTGGCTCGGGCTCTGCGCTGCGATAAATTTACTAATGCTTTATGCGAAGCTACCCTAAGCATTTTTCTTAAACCCGAGGAGACGATCATAAAAGAGCACGGTGTCATTGGCCTTATGTTAAAACCAACAAGTAAAATAAAAAGACAAGCCCACAAGCTTTATCGGTTATTAAAAAACGCGTTCGGGAACGATCTGGAATTAGAAGTCCGAGCCGACGTAAGTGAAATTGGCGGAGGCTCCTTAAGCACCGAAGAGTTACCAACCTATGTCTTAGCCATAAGAACTCGCCAGATGTCTTCAACTGATTTAGCCCGGAGATTACGACGCTATCGTGTGCCAATCTTTGGTCGACTAAAAGATGATTGGGTACTACTAGACTTCCGCACAATTTTTGATGGTGAAGAAAAGATAATCTTTCAAGCCTTTAAAGATATTTTAGGCTCCTAA
- a CDS encoding tetratricopeptide repeat protein, whose protein sequence is MRYRKVKQPRDIPYRSIILIFLASLLTRFLFIFTMRNHAYSMITRYSVDSFYYHEWALKILNGNWFSREPFFLGPFYAYFLAIIYKFFGVSSLAVQIVQAVLAAISVVLVFLIARKLVNQITGAVAALIYLFCGIILFYTGAILYVEVNIFFSLLLTYLLIKLAENYTLILLVLTGLTCGVLIIIRPEFIMLLLLLVFYFIIYIKNKPIAKYFLFSLCAISVFSSVPIHNYLATKEFVPFTTHSGINFYYGNNPETDGTWRSLKEFQHVTDISITKFKYLAEHVDDKVLTPSEVSRYWFRKGLAFIKKNPKAYLRLLLRKFLLFLNNYEIPNNYYFYETRDNSLVLKAAFINYGMILSTGLVAMLFLLKERKKFLLLFFMLFIYLVSSLMFYVLSRLRAGIIPFLIIFAAIFAVEFIRLFRTRNFKKIIFLLVLTGILYGATQIKLLNQTEFRVQGYIQQGNIYQSVKKFPEAIRSYQKALEVAPKNILVHYSLLQCYISLNRARDAYNEVQYITYLANENPALKYYEQLAWARYNIAMRNFSEAAINLETAAELAPYDAETYYLLGAVYLTLGKNNLAIKAFEKTIELDPLHTEAQRALTLLKSP, encoded by the coding sequence ATGAGGTATCGAAAAGTAAAACAGCCAAGGGATATTCCCTATCGTTCAATCATATTAATTTTTCTCGCATCTCTACTGACTAGGTTTCTTTTTATTTTTACGATGCGCAATCATGCTTATTCAATGATTACCCGTTATTCCGTAGACTCTTTTTACTATCACGAGTGGGCGTTAAAAATTTTAAACGGTAATTGGTTTAGCCGCGAACCTTTTTTTCTTGGTCCATTTTATGCTTATTTTTTAGCAATAATTTATAAATTTTTTGGTGTTAGTAGCTTGGCTGTCCAAATTGTTCAGGCGGTCTTAGCTGCGATTAGTGTAGTTTTGGTGTTTTTAATTGCGAGAAAATTGGTCAATCAAATAACCGGTGCTGTTGCAGCTCTTATTTACCTCTTCTGTGGAATTATTTTGTTCTATACTGGAGCTATTTTATACGTTGAAGTAAACATTTTCTTTAGCTTACTTTTAACTTATTTATTAATAAAACTTGCCGAAAACTATACATTAATTCTCCTAGTTTTAACTGGACTTACCTGTGGCGTTTTAATAATTATCCGGCCGGAATTTATTATGCTACTTTTGCTTTTAGTGTTCTACTTTATAATCTATATCAAAAACAAACCAATTGCAAAATATTTTTTGTTTTCTCTGTGTGCAATATCAGTTTTCAGTTCAGTGCCAATACACAACTATTTGGCAACAAAAGAGTTTGTACCGTTTACAACTCACAGTGGGATAAATTTTTACTATGGTAATAATCCAGAAACCGATGGTACTTGGCGGAGCTTAAAAGAATTTCAGCACGTAACCGATATTTCTATCACCAAATTTAAATATCTTGCAGAACATGTTGACGACAAAGTGCTTACGCCGTCCGAAGTTTCAAGATATTGGTTTCGTAAAGGTCTAGCTTTTATCAAAAAAAATCCCAAAGCCTACTTAAGGCTTCTTCTTCGAAAGTTTTTGTTGTTTCTTAATAATTACGAAATACCTAACAACTATTATTTTTACGAAACCCGCGACAATTCATTGGTACTTAAGGCCGCATTTATTAATTATGGTATGATTTTGAGCACTGGTTTAGTAGCTATGTTATTCTTGCTTAAAGAACGCAAGAAATTTTTGCTACTTTTCTTTATGCTCTTTATTTATCTTGTCTCGTCTTTGATGTTTTATGTGCTGTCTCGACTTCGAGCCGGAATTATACCTTTCTTAATAATATTTGCAGCGATTTTCGCGGTAGAATTTATAAGGCTGTTTCGAACGCGAAATTTTAAAAAGATTATCTTTTTATTGGTTTTAACCGGAATTTTATATGGGGCCACTCAAATCAAGTTATTAAATCAAACTGAATTTCGAGTGCAGGGGTATATTCAACAGGGTAATATCTATCAATCAGTAAAGAAGTTTCCTGAAGCAATTCGGTCTTACCAGAAAGCTTTAGAGGTCGCGCCTAAAAATATTCTTGTCCATTACAGTTTGCTCCAGTGCTATATAAGTCTAAATCGTGCCCGGGATGCTTACAACGAAGTTCAGTATATTACCTATTTAGCAAATGAAAACCCGGCGCTTAAGTATTATGAACAGTTGGCGTGGGCACGTTATAATATCGCAATGCGTAATTTTTCCGAAGCCGCGATAAATTTAGAAACCGCAGCAGAACTAGCACCTTATGATGCGGAAACTTATTATCTTTTAGGGGCCGTGTATCTGACCTTGGGTAAAAACAATTTAGCCATCAAGGCATTTGAAAAGACAATCGAGCTTGATCCATTACATACTGAGGCGCAACGAGCTCTAACCCTGCTTAAATCACCGTAA
- a CDS encoding HD domain-containing protein has protein sequence MTRLEAIELINKRVTNKNLIKHMLACEACMRKLAQRFGADEERWGLIGLLHDLDYDETVTKPEEHTLITCEILKNQGFSDVELSAIRAHAGHAERKTLLASALYAVDPLTGLIVAATLMHPSRKLKNVDSNFVLRRYKEKNFAKGANREQIAHCQELGLSLEEFIEICLKAMQEISGDLGL, from the coding sequence ATGACGAGGCTTGAAGCGATAGAGTTAATTAACAAAAGAGTTACCAATAAAAATTTAATAAAACATATGCTTGCTTGTGAGGCATGCATGAGAAAACTTGCCCAACGTTTTGGTGCTGACGAGGAACGCTGGGGGCTTATTGGGCTACTTCATGATTTAGATTATGATGAGACAGTAACTAAACCAGAGGAACACACATTGATTACTTGTGAGATCCTTAAAAACCAGGGGTTTTCAGATGTAGAACTTAGTGCCATCCGTGCTCATGCTGGTCATGCGGAGCGGAAAACCCTACTAGCTAGTGCTCTATATGCAGTTGACCCCTTAACTGGCTTAATCGTTGCGGCAACACTAATGCATCCCTCAAGAAAACTTAAGAACGTAGATAGTAATTTTGTGCTCCGGCGATATAAAGAAAAGAACTTTGCAAAAGGGGCCAATCGGGAACAGATTGCTCATTGTCAAGAACTTGGGCTTTCATTAGAAGAGTTTATTGAAATCTGTCTGAAAGCGATGCAGGAAATTTCTGGAGATTTGGGGCTCTAG
- a CDS encoding glycine--tRNA ligase subunit alpha — MAKIKLQKQKKLLTFQDIVLKLEQFWAKNGCLIFTPYNSEVGAGTFNPATFLRVLDKKPWRVCYIEPSKRPRDGRYGQNPLRVQQYWQMQVILKPAPNDIQDIYLKSLEQLGISLIENDVRFIEDDWESPTLGAWGLGWQVELNGIEITQFTYFQQMGGIDLEIIPVEITYGLERIAMFIQNRSSIFDIQWNEDYTWGDIYRQNEIEFSKYNFELADINFHKEMFNKYEAEVERLLIEGLVYPAYDCVVKCSHLFNVLEARGAISVSERTNYITRIRRLARKVALAYMNNQQAR; from the coding sequence ATGGCGAAAATAAAATTGCAAAAACAAAAGAAACTATTAACTTTTCAAGATATTGTACTAAAACTTGAGCAGTTTTGGGCTAAAAATGGATGTTTGATCTTTACGCCATATAACTCTGAGGTTGGCGCCGGTACCTTTAACCCAGCAACCTTCCTTCGGGTTTTAGACAAAAAACCTTGGCGAGTATGTTACATTGAACCCTCTAAGCGTCCCCGGGACGGTCGCTACGGTCAAAATCCCTTACGGGTCCAACAATATTGGCAAATGCAGGTTATTTTAAAGCCGGCACCTAACGACATTCAAGACATTTACCTAAAAAGCCTAGAACAATTAGGCATATCCCTAATTGAAAATGACGTAAGGTTTATTGAAGATGATTGGGAATCACCAACTCTAGGTGCCTGGGGATTAGGATGGCAAGTTGAGTTAAATGGCATCGAGATTACGCAATTTACTTATTTTCAGCAAATGGGCGGAATTGATCTAGAGATTATTCCTGTAGAGATTACTTATGGCCTAGAGCGGATTGCGATGTTCATTCAAAACCGAAGTTCAATATTTGATATTCAATGGAACGAAGATTATACTTGGGGCGATATTTACCGACAAAATGAAATTGAATTTTCTAAATATAATTTCGAGTTGGCCGATATTAATTTCCACAAAGAGATGTTTAATAAATACGAAGCAGAAGTTGAGCGTTTATTAATTGAGGGGCTAGTTTATCCGGCCTACGACTGCGTGGTTAAATGTTCTCACCTTTTTAATGTATTAGAAGCCCGGGGTGCAATATCAGTATCTGAAAGAACTAATTATATCACGAGAATCCGTCGACTAGCCCGTAAGGTTGCCCTGGCATACATGAATAATCAGCAAGCTCGGTGA